A genomic region of Desulfosarcina ovata subsp. ovata contains the following coding sequences:
- a CDS encoding CoB--CoM heterodisulfide reductase iron-sulfur subunit B family protein, with translation MRYGYYPGCSLHSTAQEFDQSLKVVCDKLGVELVELDKWVCCGASAAHNISQLMAIALPMANLAIMPKMGLEEVIIPCAACFSRFKIAQHSVKTDKKIKREVVEVIHKDCNDEAKVIHPLTPFSQKPLISKIPTLVERDLSELKVACYYGCLLTRPPKVTEFDSPEYPMSMDNVLRASGITTVDWPHKTICCGASFALSKPDVVVNLSHNVIQEAKLAGADAIAVACPMCHANLDTRQDDMEKKFGTHPQMPILYFTQLMGYSFGISPAELYIHKHLTAAEKIFEKVGQPA, from the coding sequence ATGAGATACGGTTATTATCCGGGATGTTCCCTTCATTCGACGGCACAAGAGTTTGATCAATCATTAAAAGTTGTTTGCGATAAGCTGGGCGTTGAACTGGTAGAGCTTGACAAATGGGTTTGTTGCGGTGCCAGTGCTGCTCATAACATTTCGCAACTTATGGCAATCGCATTGCCAATGGCCAATCTGGCGATTATGCCTAAGATGGGGTTGGAAGAAGTTATCATTCCATGTGCAGCATGTTTTTCGAGGTTCAAGATAGCTCAACACAGTGTAAAAACGGATAAAAAGATTAAAAGAGAAGTGGTGGAAGTAATCCATAAGGATTGCAACGATGAGGCAAAGGTCATTCATCCATTAACGCCTTTTTCTCAAAAGCCATTGATTTCCAAGATCCCAACTCTTGTGGAACGCGATCTCTCAGAACTCAAAGTGGCATGTTATTATGGATGTCTTTTAACCCGGCCTCCAAAAGTGACCGAATTCGATTCGCCCGAATATCCGATGTCCATGGACAATGTACTGCGAGCAAGCGGTATTACTACCGTTGACTGGCCGCATAAGACGATTTGCTGCGGTGCTTCCTTTGCTCTTTCCAAACCGGACGTTGTTGTGAATTTAAGCCACAACGTGATACAGGAAGCCAAATTGGCAGGGGCGGATGCTATTGCGGTGGCATGCCCGATGTGCCATGCCAATCTGGATACGCGTCAGGATGATATGGAAAAGAAATTTGGCACACATCCTCAGATGCCGATTTTGTATTTCACTCAGCTGATGGGTTACAGTTTCGGAATATCGCCAGCGGAACTTTATATTCATAAACACCTGACGGCGGCAGAAAAGATCTTTGAGAAGGTCGGACAGCCTGCATAA
- a CDS encoding IclR family transcriptional regulator produces the protein MPPAFKRVPAVEKCFAILELLTKTEKPLGISDISRQLTLNKSTVFNMVYTLIELDVLEGLDDGKFGLGTRFYVLGNASGRRSELIQVARPFLEKINRETKLSAFLGIRSELRAVLIDKVDSAHDIKISSEIGMQMPVLAGAGIKAMLSLLSDEKVDALLDGVTLRKYTPKAISEKRLYKAEIEKVRKEGLAFDREEYIEGMVAVGVPIRCKGRKIEAAIWAVGLKQQVSKAAVPNLNPLLKQVALDINQRL, from the coding sequence ATGCCACCCGCATTTAAGCGCGTACCGGCGGTCGAAAAATGTTTTGCCATTCTGGAGTTGCTGACAAAAACGGAAAAGCCTCTGGGGATCAGCGATATCTCCAGACAGTTGACGCTGAACAAGAGCACTGTTTTCAACATGGTTTACACGCTGATTGAACTGGATGTGCTCGAAGGGCTGGATGATGGAAAATTTGGCCTGGGGACGCGCTTTTACGTACTGGGCAATGCATCCGGCAGACGTTCCGAGCTGATCCAGGTAGCCCGTCCCTTTTTAGAAAAAATCAATCGGGAAACCAAGCTCTCCGCTTTTCTGGGGATACGGTCCGAACTCAGGGCCGTCTTGATTGACAAGGTCGACTCCGCCCATGACATCAAGATTTCTTCAGAGATCGGCATGCAGATGCCGGTCCTGGCGGGTGCGGGGATCAAGGCCATGCTTTCTCTGCTCAGCGATGAAAAAGTGGATGCCTTGCTCGACGGTGTCACATTGAGGAAATATACGCCCAAGGCCATTTCCGAGAAGCGTCTCTACAAGGCCGAGATAGAAAAAGTCCGCAAAGAGGGACTTGCCTTTGATCGGGAAGAGTATATCGAAGGCATGGTGGCTGTCGGCGTGCCCATCCGGTGCAAGGGCCGGAAGATCGAAGCGGCGATCTGGGCGGTAGGATTGAAACAGCAGGTCTCCAAGGCGGCTGTTCCAAATCTGAATCCACTATTGAAGCAGGTTGCCCTGGACATTAATCAGCGGCTGTAG
- a CDS encoding amidohydrolase family protein codes for MFIDSHAHIFPRRKAPLVLQDLLQRGNIPHYTNGMLDGLIRSMESAGIGLSLISRITTKKKNVNAVNRWLLNCRRPNVLPLATVHPDFPVTPDYLNTLRTQGFKGIKLHPDYQGFYVDDPRMYPFYDAAQQVRIPVLFHAGLDRGLPPPVHAMPKRLLKIHRQFPQMVMILAHMGGEDNYEETETCLLGENIYLDTAFVLRIMETETLKRFFRKHPIERILFGSDSPFTDQAAELNYLLDLPFLTATEKEKIAGGNAADLMLGPRKK; via the coding sequence ATGTTCATCGATTCCCATGCCCACATTTTTCCACGTAGAAAAGCGCCGTTGGTTCTGCAAGATCTTTTGCAGCGGGGGAATATTCCCCATTATACCAATGGGATGTTGGATGGCCTGATTCGCAGCATGGAAAGCGCCGGAATCGGACTCTCGCTGATCAGCCGCATCACCACCAAAAAGAAAAATGTGAATGCCGTCAATCGTTGGCTGCTCAACTGCCGCCGGCCTAATGTCCTGCCGCTGGCGACGGTGCATCCCGATTTTCCGGTGACTCCGGACTATCTCAACACCCTTCGAACCCAAGGGTTCAAGGGGATCAAGCTGCATCCCGACTACCAGGGCTTTTACGTGGATGATCCGCGCATGTACCCCTTCTACGACGCCGCCCAACAGGTGCGGATTCCGGTTTTGTTTCATGCCGGACTGGATCGCGGATTGCCTCCCCCCGTCCACGCGATGCCGAAGCGGTTGCTCAAAATCCATCGCCAGTTTCCGCAGATGGTGATGATTCTTGCGCATATGGGCGGGGAGGACAACTATGAGGAAACCGAGACCTGTCTGCTGGGCGAAAATATCTACCTGGACACCGCTTTCGTGCTCCGGATCATGGAGACGGAAACCCTCAAACGGTTTTTTCGGAAGCACCCCATCGAACGCATCCTTTTTGGCAGCGACAGCCCCTTTACCGATCAGGCGGCGGAGTTGAACTATCTGCTTGACCTTCCTTTTCTGACCGCAACCGAAAAGGAGAAGATCGCCGGAGGCAATGCGGCCGATTTGATGTTGGGCCCTCGAAAAAAATAG